From the Halichoerus grypus chromosome 3, mHalGry1.hap1.1, whole genome shotgun sequence genome, one window contains:
- the SMIM43 gene encoding small integral membrane protein 43 — protein MEWELNFLLYLALFFFLLFLLFLLLFVVIKQLKNSVASTAGALQPGRLSVHREPWGFSREQAV, from the coding sequence ATGGAGTGGGAGCTCAACTTTCTGCTCTACCTGGCGCTCttcttcttcctgctcttcttACTTTTCCTCCTGCTCTTCGTGGTCATCAAGCAGCTGAAGAACTCTGTGGCCAGCACGGCCGGGGCGCTCCAGCCCGGGCGTCTCTCCGTGCACCGGGAGCCTTGGGGTTTCTCCCGCGAGCAAGCGGTGTGA